The following proteins are co-located in the [Pasteurella] mairii genome:
- the matP gene encoding Ter macrodomain organiser, MatS-binding protein, MatP codes for MKYQKLENQEANWKWVYLTKKARDGENITRYPERSLQESMTQQFIASQHQPVQIEEWIEQHLSEELIVKLDQAIRARRKRFFNAEKQTTKKKSIDLEYAVWLRLSKYSRKMKMTLSETISYMIDERESKALYENQMSEMKAGLKDLLNKK; via the coding sequence ATGAAATACCAAAAACTGGAAAATCAAGAAGCCAATTGGAAATGGGTATATTTAACCAAAAAAGCCCGTGACGGAGAAAATATTACTCGTTATCCGGAACGTAGCTTGCAAGAAAGCATGACTCAACAATTTATTGCCAGCCAACATCAACCAGTGCAAATTGAAGAATGGATTGAACAACATTTATCCGAAGAATTAATCGTCAAACTAGATCAAGCCATTCGCGCACGTCGAAAACGTTTTTTTAACGCAGAAAAACAAACGACCAAGAAAAAATCCATTGATTTGGAATATGCGGTATGGCTTCGTTTGTCAAAATATTCCCGTAAAATGAAAATGACCCTATCGGAAACCATTTCCTATATGATTGATGAGCGGGAAAGCAAGGCGCTATATGAAAATCAAATGTCGGAAATGAAAGCGGGCTTAAAAGACTTATTAAATAAAAAATAG
- a CDS encoding putative Lon protease — translation MTLSLATEQKLDWQDLTPTLNIQEQPGEFSDFFTLQPAASLAIKHFLQNKHRTLLVLKADDQTEYAKLLEKHVQSLQAPNLPISGVRYVIEQGDSFSFPSIYIEPAQSLDDNFAAQKSVATALYFDQSQLFGTVRVHPSSQDIQLSAGLVHQLNNGVLILSAAAFLSQLDLWQRLKQLLLSKTFSWYSLHPYKSLPCHIPDCPLSLKVILLGNREELALLNEVDEELYHWADYAEIESYFTLNNVQDPQLWRDYVMNLAKQAGLPNLIEDGVNKLYQLLVRQSESRSLISISPLKLTALLADAAAFSQDNQLSAVVFEQYFLQKYQQHGFLREQTYGEILNEQVFVATDGEMVGQINGLSVVEYQGTPISFGEPSRISCIVQFGDGEVVDVERKNELAGNLHSKGLMIAESCLANILEFASQLPFSASIVFEQSYAEIDGDSASLASFCVLTSALADLPLPQSIAVTGAIDQFGLVHSVGGVNDKIEGFFTLCERRGLTGSQGVIIPSATIHQLSLSEAVVNAVKNHQFSIWVVEDVYQACEILFQRHLVEEENMDYSADNQPLSRLIQQRIELRSEQQQKGGWLRRVFLGR, via the coding sequence GTGACTTTATCTTTGGCAACCGAACAAAAACTGGATTGGCAAGATCTTACGCCAACCCTGAATATTCAAGAGCAACCCGGCGAATTTTCTGATTTTTTTACCTTGCAACCCGCGGCATCTTTGGCAATAAAACATTTTTTGCAAAATAAGCACCGCACTTTATTGGTACTAAAAGCCGATGATCAAACGGAATATGCCAAATTATTGGAAAAACACGTACAATCGTTGCAAGCACCGAATTTGCCAATCTCTGGCGTACGTTATGTTATCGAACAAGGCGACAGTTTTTCTTTTCCGTCTATTTATATCGAACCGGCACAATCTCTTGATGACAATTTTGCGGCACAAAAATCAGTGGCAACTGCGTTGTATTTCGATCAAAGTCAATTGTTCGGCACAGTAAGGGTACACCCAAGTTCACAAGATATTCAATTAAGCGCTGGTTTAGTACATCAATTGAATAATGGCGTATTAATTTTGAGCGCGGCAGCATTTTTGTCGCAATTGGATTTGTGGCAACGCTTAAAACAGCTTTTATTAAGCAAAACCTTTAGTTGGTACTCTTTACATCCTTATAAATCGTTACCTTGTCACATTCCAGATTGTCCGTTATCGTTGAAAGTCATTTTATTAGGCAACCGCGAAGAATTGGCATTATTAAACGAAGTGGACGAGGAACTTTATCATTGGGCGGATTATGCGGAAATTGAAAGCTATTTCACCTTAAATAATGTACAAGATCCGCAATTATGGCGTGATTATGTGATGAATTTGGCAAAACAAGCCGGGTTGCCTAATCTTATTGAGGATGGGGTAAATAAACTTTATCAGCTGTTGGTTCGACAAAGTGAAAGCCGCAGTTTGATTAGCATTTCTCCGTTAAAATTAACCGCACTTTTGGCAGATGCAGCTGCGTTTAGCCAAGATAATCAATTAAGTGCGGTCGTTTTTGAACAATATTTTTTGCAAAAATATCAACAACATGGCTTTTTGCGTGAGCAAACTTACGGAGAAATTCTAAATGAACAGGTGTTTGTTGCCACCGATGGAGAAATGGTGGGACAAATTAATGGCTTGTCAGTGGTGGAATATCAGGGAACGCCGATTTCGTTTGGCGAACCCTCGCGTATTAGCTGTATTGTGCAGTTTGGTGATGGTGAAGTGGTTGATGTAGAACGTAAAAATGAACTCGCCGGCAACTTGCATAGTAAAGGATTGATGATTGCGGAAAGTTGCTTGGCGAATATTTTGGAATTTGCGTCACAATTGCCTTTTTCTGCCTCTATTGTATTTGAGCAATCTTATGCAGAAATTGATGGCGATAGCGCTTCGCTTGCCAGTTTTTGTGTATTAACCAGTGCGTTGGCGGATTTACCTTTGCCACAGTCTATTGCGGTAACCGGCGCTATTGATCAATTTGGCTTGGTGCATTCTGTTGGTGGAGTGAATGATAAAATTGAAGGCTTTTTTACTTTGTGTGAACGTCGCGGTTTAACCGGTTCGCAAGGGGTTATCATTCCAAGTGCAACGATACATCAGTTGAGTTTGTCTGAGGCGGTTGTCAATGCGGTGAAAAATCATCAATTTTCTATTTGGGTAGTTGAAGATGTGTATCAAGCCTGTGAAATTTTATTCCAGCGACATTTGGTTGAAGAAGAAAATATGGATTATTCTGCGGATAACCAACCGCTTTCCCGTTTAATTCAACAACGTATTGAATTGCGTTCCGAGCAACAGCAAAAAGGCGGTTGGTTGAGACGAGTATTTTTGGGGCGTTAG
- the gspA_1 gene encoding glycosyl transferase, family 8 protein: MTDLNAEIIPINITKDPLFSEKFVDAINKPAFYRYAVPNIPEERVLYLDSDIVVDDNIENMYFSDFGDNFALAVDDMCLNHLAPHAYFEFPDMKPYFNSGVLLINNKLWQQHNLKNILVDMTLEYSRMLYPDQDVLNIVLKGKWRALDKIYNYQVGIIHSGFETHDIVFAKYPQEITLNPPKIIHYTTPYKPWISHPYTVLLREKYWFYYKLSWNEIKAKHAI, translated from the coding sequence TTGACAGATCTTAATGCTGAAATTATTCCAATAAATATCACTAAGGATCCCCTATTTTCAGAAAAATTTGTTGATGCAATAAATAAGCCTGCTTTTTATCGTTATGCAGTTCCAAATATACCCGAAGAGCGAGTTTTATATCTAGATAGTGATATTGTTGTGGATGATAATATTGAGAATATGTATTTTTCAGATTTTGGAGATAATTTTGCTCTTGCGGTTGATGATATGTGCCTTAATCATCTTGCGCCTCATGCTTATTTCGAGTTCCCTGATATGAAGCCTTATTTCAATTCAGGCGTCTTACTGATTAATAATAAATTATGGCAACAACACAATTTAAAAAATATATTAGTAGATATGACATTAGAATATTCAAGGATGTTATATCCAGATCAGGATGTTTTAAATATTGTTCTGAAAGGAAAATGGAGAGCATTAGATAAAATATATAATTATCAAGTTGGAATTATTCACAGTGGTTTTGAAACGCATGATATTGTCTTTGCAAAATACCCGCAAGAAATAACATTAAATCCACCTAAAATAATTCATTACACGACACCTTACAAACCATGGATATCTCATCCTTACACTGTACTTTTACGCGAAAAATATTGGTTTTACTACAAGTTATCTTGGAATGAAATTAAAGCGAAACACGCTATTTAA